Proteins from a single region of Candidatus Binatia bacterium:
- a CDS encoding ABC-2 family transporter protein: MFQAYLQYWRINFLTLLEYRANFVMWFVFTIAYHGVALAALYVTMRQFPSMNGWSFREVFFLYALWMSGHELHNTFFFTVVSVPDYVREGRFDRFLVRPLDTLFQVLTVPQQIVPDGLVLAIATLAVATSAVHVKIDWVFLVFVPLVVLGGALIDLGISLAVATVSFWFVRVDTLRWVVMSLEQDFTRYPISIYSRGVRIVLAFVLPFAFMNYFPATYFLQKADTGLHLNPAIGLLTPAIGLAWLAASYAFWLVGLRHYQGTGS, from the coding sequence ATGTTTCAGGCCTACTTGCAATACTGGCGCATCAACTTCCTCACGCTGCTCGAGTATCGCGCGAACTTCGTGATGTGGTTCGTTTTCACGATCGCCTACCATGGCGTGGCACTCGCAGCCCTGTACGTGACCATGCGGCAGTTCCCGTCGATGAACGGATGGAGCTTTCGCGAGGTATTCTTCCTCTACGCGCTTTGGATGAGCGGCCACGAGTTGCACAACACGTTCTTCTTCACCGTCGTCAGCGTCCCCGACTACGTGCGCGAAGGCCGCTTCGACCGCTTCCTGGTCCGCCCGCTCGACACGCTCTTTCAGGTGCTCACGGTGCCGCAGCAGATCGTGCCGGACGGCCTGGTTCTGGCGATCGCGACGCTCGCCGTGGCGACGAGCGCCGTCCACGTGAAAATCGATTGGGTCTTTCTCGTCTTCGTGCCGCTCGTCGTACTCGGCGGCGCGTTGATCGATTTGGGCATCTCGCTTGCCGTCGCCACGGTGTCATTCTGGTTCGTTCGCGTCGATACGCTGCGCTGGGTCGTTATGTCGCTCGAGCAAGACTTCACGCGCTATCCGATCAGCATCTATTCGCGCGGCGTGCGCATCGTGCTGGCGTTCGTATTGCCGTTTGCATTCATGAACTACTTCCCGGCGACGTATTTCCTTCAAAAAGCGGATACCGGGCTGCATCTAAATCCGGCGATCGGCCTGCTGACGCCGGCGATAGGGTTGGCTTGGCTGGCCGCCTCGTATGCCTTTTGGCTCGTGGGGCTGCGCCACTATCAAGGAACCGGCTCGTGA
- a CDS encoding serine hydrolase, giving the protein MNRGAFVASIGALLVPGRAVAAGSLHSRVRAIARALPGRLGVYARTMAPGPPLVAYGASEHFPTASTIKVLIMATAFAREEAEPGALHDRITFYRSELIGGSDFMTDVDDGHVFTVRELITPMIQVSDNTAANLLIGYLGVAAINAMGRKAGMERTHLARKFLDYAAIAHHNDNVSTPADMGRLLYLIERGAREQTRTILSAKHCRAMVAIMLGQTDRDGIPAALPLGTSVANKTGEIEGTRDDVAIVEPFGDSPFVLAIMTRDAYDYAAAYAAIHAVTRVTYAAAARTFE; this is encoded by the coding sequence GTGAATCGCGGTGCGTTCGTCGCGTCGATCGGCGCGCTGCTCGTGCCGGGTCGCGCGGTCGCCGCCGGATCGCTGCACTCGCGCGTCCGCGCGATCGCCCGGGCGCTTCCCGGACGCCTCGGCGTTTACGCGCGCACGATGGCCCCGGGGCCGCCGCTCGTCGCCTACGGGGCCTCGGAGCATTTTCCGACGGCCTCGACGATCAAGGTGCTAATCATGGCGACGGCCTTCGCGCGCGAAGAGGCCGAACCCGGAGCGCTCCACGACAGAATCACCTTCTATCGAAGCGAGCTCATCGGGGGCTCCGACTTCATGACCGACGTCGACGACGGTCACGTCTTCACCGTGCGCGAGCTCATCACGCCCATGATTCAAGTAAGCGACAACACCGCGGCGAATCTCCTGATCGGCTACTTGGGAGTCGCCGCGATCAACGCGATGGGCCGCAAGGCCGGAATGGAGCGCACGCATCTCGCGCGGAAGTTCTTGGACTACGCGGCAATCGCGCACCACAACGACAACGTTTCCACGCCGGCCGATATGGGGCGGCTGCTCTACCTCATCGAACGCGGCGCGCGAGAGCAAACCCGAACGATTCTCTCCGCGAAGCACTGCCGGGCCATGGTCGCGATCATGCTGGGCCAGACCGATCGCGACGGCATCCCCGCCGCGCTTCCGCTCGGGACGTCCGTGGCGAACAAGACCGGCGAGATCGAAGGGACGCGCGACGACGTCGCGATCGTCGAGCCGTTCGGCGATTCGCCCTTCGTCCTGGCAATCATGACGCGCGACGCCTACGACTATGCGGCCGCGTACGCCGCGATTCACGCCGTGACGCGCGTCACGTATGCCGCCGCGGCTCGGACGTTCGAGTAG
- a CDS encoding GIY-YIG nuclease family protein, with the protein MSTEPILPQPPHSKPTVYVLACRDGSLYTGATLDLPRRLTAHRRGGAKYTRGRLPVTLVACWHPATFAAAKSQEARFKRLRRAEKLALLGAGEAYGCCLHRCPDGNLS; encoded by the coding sequence TTGTCGACCGAACCTATTCTTCCGCAGCCGCCGCACTCTAAACCCACCGTGTACGTGCTGGCGTGCAGGGACGGCTCGCTCTACACGGGCGCCACGCTAGACCTGCCGCGCCGCCTAACCGCGCACCGCCGCGGAGGCGCGAAGTACACGCGCGGCCGCTTGCCGGTCACCCTGGTGGCGTGCTGGCATCCCGCGACGTTCGCCGCGGCGAAGTCGCAGGAGGCGCGTTTCAAGCGGCTGCGCCGCGCGGAAAAGCTCGCCTTGCTTGGGGCCGGGGAGGCTTACGGCTGTTGCCTGCATCGTTGCCCGGACGGGAACCTGTCCTGA
- a CDS encoding ATP-binding protein — protein MNVLRLSIPPLPRYAATARTALCNFAGVHALGSRDLENLIFALGEALANAIQHAETVEAIEIMAHVSGDSIVVRIADRGRGIAAPPQDTVAFPSVFAEEGRGFAIMQRCTDFLKVDSEPGNGTVVTLGRYRRPGQELGTAS, from the coding sequence ATGAACGTTCTCCGCCTCAGCATCCCACCGCTGCCCCGTTACGCCGCCACCGCGCGCACGGCGCTGTGCAACTTCGCGGGCGTGCACGCCCTGGGATCCAGGGACCTGGAAAACCTGATCTTCGCGCTCGGCGAGGCGCTCGCCAACGCGATCCAGCATGCGGAGACGGTCGAAGCGATCGAGATCATGGCGCACGTCAGCGGGGACTCTATCGTCGTCAGGATCGCCGACCGCGGGCGCGGCATCGCCGCTCCCCCGCAGGACACGGTCGCGTTCCCGAGCGTGTTCGCCGAAGAGGGGCGGGGCTTTGCCATCATGCAACGCTGTACCGATTTTCTCAAAGTCGACAGCGAGCCGGGAAACGGAACCGTCGTCACGCTGGGCCGCTATCGCCGCCCCGGTCAGGAGCTGGGCACCGCGTCGTAA
- a CDS encoding M28 family metallopeptidase yields the protein MNLNVAGAALLAAALGTGQAMPALTPYAPISSMIDAVQAARLKSTVDRLVAFGTRNDFSETTSTPGHGVFGARDWIVQQFAAIAATAGGRMSVTLDTYRQGKTPKTPRSVLESSVVATLRGTMPGRVYVMSSHYDDCDGRCTDGAGTAPGADDNGSSVAAVLEAARVMAPTEFRGTILFICFDGEELGLWGSDHYAHELAARRAPVLAVLNNDIIGNSVGGDGAAEPNVIRVFSEGLPAGADLARTNLVGSENDSPSRELSRFIAEVVPAYVPNLSVRQIFRADRFMRGGDQESFQAVGYSAAVRFVESHENFTHQHQDVRVEKDVQYGDLPQYIDAEYLRRATQANVAALATLALGPAAPTGVQMELRRLGYDSTLRWKPVAGAVSYEIVWRRTDAPQWENARNVGDVTTATVPVSKDDFVLGVRSVDADGLRSPAVYPIALRE from the coding sequence ATGAATCTCAACGTTGCGGGCGCCGCGCTTTTAGCGGCGGCGCTTGGAACCGGCCAGGCGATGCCGGCGCTCACGCCCTACGCACCCATATCCTCCATGATCGATGCGGTGCAGGCCGCGCGCCTGAAGAGCACGGTCGACCGGCTCGTTGCCTTCGGGACGCGCAACGATTTCTCGGAGACGACTTCGACGCCCGGCCACGGCGTCTTCGGTGCTCGGGACTGGATCGTGCAGCAGTTCGCGGCAATAGCGGCGACCGCCGGCGGACGCATGAGCGTTACGCTCGACACCTACCGTCAGGGGAAGACGCCCAAGACCCCGCGATCCGTGCTGGAGTCGAGCGTCGTGGCGACGCTGCGCGGGACGATGCCGGGACGAGTCTACGTCATGTCGAGTCACTACGACGACTGCGACGGACGCTGCACCGACGGCGCCGGAACCGCCCCAGGAGCCGACGACAACGGCTCGAGCGTCGCGGCCGTGCTCGAGGCGGCGCGCGTCATGGCGCCGACGGAATTTCGCGGCACGATTCTCTTCATATGCTTTGACGGCGAAGAGCTCGGCCTGTGGGGCTCCGATCATTACGCCCACGAGCTCGCCGCACGTCGAGCTCCGGTTCTCGCGGTGCTCAACAACGACATCATCGGCAACTCTGTAGGCGGCGACGGAGCGGCGGAACCCAACGTGATCCGAGTGTTCAGCGAAGGGCTTCCCGCCGGCGCGGATCTCGCGCGAACCAACCTCGTCGGGTCGGAGAACGACTCCCCGTCGCGCGAGCTGTCACGATTCATCGCCGAAGTCGTTCCCGCGTACGTGCCGAATCTGAGCGTGCGTCAGATTTTTCGCGCCGATCGCTTCATGCGCGGCGGCGACCAGGAGTCGTTCCAAGCCGTCGGATACTCCGCCGCCGTTCGTTTCGTAGAGTCGCACGAAAACTTCACGCACCAGCACCAGGACGTGCGCGTCGAGAAGGACGTTCAGTACGGCGATCTTCCGCAGTACATTGACGCGGAATACCTGCGGCGCGCCACGCAGGCCAACGTCGCCGCGCTCGCCACGCTCGCCCTCGGCCCCGCCGCGCCGACCGGCGTGCAGATGGAGTTGCGGCGGCTCGGCTACGACTCGACGCTCCGCTGGAAGCCCGTGGCCGGCGCGGTCTCCTACGAGATCGTCTGGCGGCGCACCGACGCACCGCAATGGGAAAACGCGCGCAACGTGGGAGACGTGACTACGGCGACGGTTCCGGTTTCGAAGGACGACTTCGTGCTCGGGGTGCGGAGCGTGGACGCGGACGGGCTTCGCAGTCCGGCGGTCTATCCGATCGCCCTGCGCGAGTAG
- a CDS encoding redoxin domain-containing protein, producing the protein MSFSLRSACAPAAFVAAIALLGSPNPARGDAADRMQSFDGGVGWIDGSPVTPSDLRGKVVLVDFWEYTCLNCLRTLPYLREWYRRYRDRGFVIIGVHTPEFDFSGKRANVVAAAKRLGVTWPIALDDRFTIWKRYGNNEWPHEYLYDQNGRLVESVLGEGAYPQTEVRIQALLRAADPHLELPPVMALLPQDSYDKPGAVCYPHTPELLVGRSPIADAPPSTNFAQDTDYSDAGSSPQDGAIYLQGYWHLTSEAAVSGESNGYLALRYHAIQLEVVMRPEAGGVIRVNVMQDGKPVAREDAGKDLRYDERGRSYASVDSSRAYDLIMNGRFGTHDVRLSPEGSGLGIYDFAFESCEVPQK; encoded by the coding sequence GTGAGCTTTTCGCTGCGCTCCGCGTGCGCGCCGGCCGCATTCGTCGCCGCAATCGCGCTCCTGGGGAGCCCAAATCCCGCGCGCGGCGACGCCGCCGACCGAATGCAAAGCTTCGACGGCGGCGTAGGATGGATCGACGGCTCGCCCGTTACCCCGTCGGATCTGCGCGGGAAGGTCGTCCTCGTCGACTTTTGGGAGTACACGTGCCTCAACTGCCTGCGCACGCTCCCCTATCTGCGCGAGTGGTACCGGCGGTACCGCGACCGTGGATTCGTCATCATCGGAGTCCATACGCCCGAGTTCGATTTCTCCGGGAAACGCGCGAACGTCGTGGCCGCGGCGAAGCGGCTCGGCGTCACATGGCCGATCGCCCTCGACGATCGTTTCACGATCTGGAAGCGCTACGGCAACAACGAGTGGCCGCACGAATATCTCTACGATCAAAATGGAAGGCTCGTCGAAAGCGTCCTGGGCGAAGGCGCCTATCCGCAGACGGAGGTGCGAATTCAGGCGCTGCTGCGCGCCGCAGATCCGCACCTCGAGCTCCCGCCCGTGATGGCGCTGCTGCCGCAGGACAGCTACGACAAACCGGGCGCCGTCTGCTATCCGCACACGCCGGAACTGCTCGTGGGCCGCAGCCCTATCGCCGACGCGCCGCCATCGACCAATTTCGCGCAGGACACGGACTACTCGGACGCCGGGTCGAGTCCGCAGGACGGGGCGATCTACCTTCAGGGCTACTGGCATCTGACTTCCGAGGCGGCCGTGTCGGGCGAGAGCAATGGCTACCTGGCGCTGCGCTATCACGCCATCCAGCTCGAGGTCGTCATGCGACCGGAGGCCGGCGGCGTCATTCGCGTCAACGTCATGCAAGACGGCAAGCCCGTGGCCCGAGAGGACGCCGGTAAGGACTTGCGCTACGACGAACGCGGCCGCTCGTACGCGAGCGTGGACTCGTCGCGCGCCTACGACCTCATCATGAACGGCCGCTTCGGAACGCACGACGTCAGGTTGTCGCCAGAGGGCTCCGGCCTCGGCATCTACGACTTCGCCTTCGAGTCGTGCGAGGTGCCGCAGAAGTAG
- a CDS encoding glutamate-1-semialdehyde 2,1-aminomutase, translated as MQIERAHAVLAGGCDSPVRSAWSVGGPMFVQAAARAAYAYDEAGRRYIDYVMAYGPLLFGHSHPALVEGLDSLAADGFVWGATHPQEVRLAERIRGHLPSMERLRFVTTGTEAMMSAVRVARAFTGRPRVLKFAGGYHGHFDLALFDAGASAGPGDDRSGIPESVRRDAIVARYNDLASVDERTEGARDELAAILVEPIAGNMGFVAPAAGFLEGLRERARRWGALLIFDEVITWLRFGLGGAQSRTRVAPDLTALGKIMGGGVPIAAFGGREDVMAALAPRGAAFTGGTHGGNPFCVAMAHRVLDLLEAHPEYYPAMRSVAERLARGIRALFAERGLAYAVVQQESVVDFKFRPGPAGQNFDDARAADNGAYAAYYRAMLERGILLPPSQNEVMFVSTAHTAQDVDETLAAMRGYFCGTSHDSKAKS; from the coding sequence ATGCAAATCGAGCGTGCGCACGCCGTGCTCGCCGGCGGTTGCGACTCGCCGGTACGCTCGGCGTGGAGCGTCGGCGGCCCGATGTTTGTCCAGGCCGCCGCGCGGGCGGCGTACGCCTACGACGAAGCGGGGCGCCGCTACATCGACTACGTGATGGCCTACGGGCCCTTGCTCTTCGGACACAGCCACCCCGCCCTAGTCGAGGGCCTGGACTCTCTCGCGGCTGACGGATTCGTTTGGGGAGCGACGCATCCGCAAGAGGTCCGTCTCGCCGAGCGGATTCGCGGACACCTTCCCTCGATGGAGCGATTGCGCTTTGTCACGACCGGCACGGAGGCGATGATGAGCGCCGTGCGCGTGGCGCGCGCGTTCACGGGTCGTCCGCGCGTCCTCAAGTTTGCCGGCGGCTATCACGGGCACTTCGATCTCGCGCTGTTCGACGCGGGAGCCTCCGCCGGTCCAGGCGACGATCGCAGCGGAATTCCGGAGAGCGTCAGACGCGATGCGATCGTGGCGCGGTACAACGATCTCGCCTCGGTGGACGAGCGTACCGAGGGAGCGCGCGACGAGCTCGCAGCGATTCTGGTCGAACCGATCGCCGGCAACATGGGCTTCGTCGCTCCCGCTGCCGGTTTTCTCGAGGGCCTCCGCGAGCGCGCGCGACGCTGGGGCGCGCTCTTAATCTTCGATGAGGTGATAACCTGGCTGCGTTTTGGTCTGGGCGGCGCCCAAAGCCGCACGCGCGTCGCCCCCGATCTGACCGCGCTCGGCAAGATCATGGGCGGCGGCGTTCCGATCGCGGCCTTCGGCGGACGCGAGGACGTGATGGCCGCGCTCGCGCCGCGCGGCGCGGCGTTCACGGGCGGCACGCACGGTGGAAACCCGTTCTGCGTCGCGATGGCACACCGCGTTCTGGATCTGCTCGAGGCGCACCCGGAGTATTATCCCGCGATGCGCTCGGTCGCCGAGCGGCTCGCGCGCGGGATACGGGCGCTGTTTGCGGAACGCGGACTCGCGTACGCCGTCGTGCAGCAGGAATCGGTCGTCGACTTCAAGTTTCGTCCTGGCCCGGCGGGGCAAAACTTTGACGACGCGCGCGCCGCCGACAATGGCGCGTACGCGGCCTACTATCGCGCGATGCTCGAGCGCGGCATACTGCTGCCGCCCTCGCAGAACGAGGTGATGTTCGTGTCCACGGCCCACACCGCGCAGGACGTGGACGAGACGCTCGCAGCCATGCGCGGCTACTTCTGCGGCACCTCGCACGACTCGAAGGCGAAGTCGTAG
- a CDS encoding P-loop NTPase, with protein sequence MPEIDSPITAQTKIDELVARFPVAADVMRAFGLGCSGCSVSKYETVEQGARAHGLRIEPIVAALERARATGSVPPIADEDRRPARRAPGAFTKRAAIAHTVPIMSGKGGVGKSLVTALLAIGLRRKHYRVGILDADITGPSIPKLFGLHEPMTVLADPVKTTPQGQPQPLITPAISRSAIEIVSANLLTDREDTAMIWRGPIVASVIRQFYEQVLWDDLDFLLVDLPPGTSDAPLTVLQSLSIDGVVLVTMPQALATMIVRKAANLVHQLKKPILGVVENMSYFIAPDTGARYEIFGPSYAQRVAELAGAPVLARLPIDPNKARLADEGRIEELDDAVCDELAGRLLDQIATHPKPKETISIV encoded by the coding sequence ATGCCCGAGATCGACAGCCCGATAACGGCCCAGACGAAAATCGACGAGCTCGTCGCGCGCTTCCCCGTAGCCGCCGACGTCATGCGCGCGTTCGGTTTGGGCTGCAGCGGTTGCAGCGTGAGCAAGTACGAGACGGTCGAGCAGGGAGCGCGCGCTCACGGGCTGCGAATCGAACCGATCGTCGCGGCGCTGGAACGCGCTCGCGCGACGGGCAGCGTGCCGCCGATCGCCGACGAGGATCGCCGACCCGCGCGGCGCGCGCCCGGCGCGTTTACGAAGCGCGCCGCGATCGCGCACACGGTCCCGATCATGTCGGGGAAGGGCGGCGTGGGCAAGTCGCTCGTCACCGCCCTGCTGGCAATCGGCTTGCGCCGCAAGCACTACCGCGTGGGCATCTTGGACGCGGACATCACCGGGCCGTCGATTCCGAAGCTCTTTGGCCTCCATGAACCGATGACGGTCTTGGCCGATCCGGTGAAGACGACGCCGCAGGGCCAGCCGCAGCCGTTGATTACGCCGGCGATTTCGCGCAGCGCCATCGAGATCGTCAGCGCGAACCTGTTGACGGACCGCGAGGACACGGCGATGATCTGGCGCGGACCGATCGTCGCCAGCGTCATCCGGCAGTTCTACGAGCAAGTGCTGTGGGACGACCTCGATTTCTTGCTCGTCGACCTTCCGCCCGGCACCTCGGACGCGCCGCTCACGGTCCTCCAGTCGCTCTCGATCGACGGGGTGGTGCTCGTCACCATGCCGCAGGCGCTGGCGACGATGATCGTGCGCAAGGCGGCGAACCTCGTGCACCAACTGAAGAAACCGATCCTCGGCGTCGTGGAAAACATGTCGTACTTCATCGCGCCCGACACCGGCGCACGCTACGAGATCTTCGGACCCTCGTACGCCCAGCGTGTCGCGGAGCTCGCCGGCGCGCCGGTCCTGGCTCGGCTCCCGATCGACCCGAACAAGGCGCGCCTCGCCGACGAGGGGCGGATCGAAGAGCTCGACGACGCCGTCTGCGACGAGCTGGCCGGGCGACTGCTCGACCAGATCGCGACGCATCCCAAGCCCAAGGAAACGATCTCCATCGTTTAA
- a CDS encoding M48 family metallopeptidase, whose translation MSIRNVLLGLGAGLTAGYALARAIEAAAELRKPSPALPKDALAYAGVRRALELADTARNVAGALAFAYGPLARAADRATGSAPAWLRPAAFVAPLSLAAALVDLPTSFVQEYTLERRFGLTDQSRAGWLSDYVKSAAVGAALATLIASLLGIAVRHAPRVWPWIASAGTFPLSVIGNLIVPIYLMPLFNAFEPVVGSLEERLRKLASRFGVGDAAILRMDMSRQTRKANAFVTGIGRTHRIVLGDTLIAAFPENETEFVVAHELGHYVNRDTWRLMGIGQIVATALFLIADAATSRASRPELRYGPLLLVRIYATILVASQALRPLLFAFSRSREWAADRFALAATHDPQAGVSAFRRLREQNLADEDPPRWYELFFSSHPSLRARIAALEKA comes from the coding sequence ATGAGCATCCGTAACGTCTTGCTGGGTCTCGGCGCGGGGCTGACTGCCGGCTACGCGCTGGCGCGCGCGATCGAGGCTGCCGCCGAGTTGCGAAAACCCTCGCCTGCGCTACCGAAGGATGCTCTCGCCTACGCGGGCGTTCGCCGGGCGCTGGAGCTGGCCGACACCGCCCGTAATGTTGCGGGCGCGCTGGCTTTCGCCTACGGGCCGCTCGCGCGCGCAGCCGATCGAGCGACCGGCTCCGCCCCCGCGTGGCTGCGCCCGGCGGCATTCGTCGCGCCGCTCTCGCTCGCCGCGGCACTCGTCGATCTGCCGACCTCTTTCGTTCAGGAATACACGCTGGAACGACGCTTCGGCCTGACCGATCAAAGCCGGGCGGGCTGGCTCTCCGACTACGTGAAGAGCGCGGCGGTCGGCGCGGCGCTCGCGACCCTCATCGCGAGCCTGCTCGGCATCGCGGTGCGGCATGCCCCGCGCGTCTGGCCGTGGATCGCCAGCGCCGGCACGTTTCCGCTATCCGTGATCGGCAACCTCATCGTGCCGATCTACCTTATGCCGCTCTTCAACGCGTTCGAACCGGTGGTCGGCTCGCTTGAGGAGCGCCTGCGAAAGCTGGCTTCGCGGTTCGGCGTCGGCGACGCGGCGATTCTGCGGATGGACATGAGCCGGCAGACGCGCAAGGCCAACGCCTTCGTCACCGGGATCGGCCGCACGCATCGCATCGTCCTCGGCGATACGCTGATCGCCGCCTTCCCCGAGAACGAGACCGAGTTCGTGGTTGCGCACGAGCTCGGCCACTACGTCAATCGCGACACGTGGCGGCTCATGGGCATCGGCCAGATCGTGGCGACGGCGCTTTTCCTGATCGCCGACGCCGCGACGTCGCGCGCCTCCCGCCCGGAGCTGCGCTACGGGCCGCTGCTCCTGGTACGCATCTACGCGACGATCCTCGTCGCGTCGCAGGCTCTGCGTCCGCTGCTCTTCGCGTTCTCGCGATCCCGGGAATGGGCTGCGGACCGGTTCGCGCTCGCCGCGACCCACGATCCGCAAGCCGGCGTTTCCGCCTTCCGGCGCCTGCGCGAGCAAAACCTCGCCGACGAAGATCCGCCCCGCTGGTACGAGCTCTTCTTCTCGTCGCACCCGTCGCTGCGCGCGCGCATCGCGGCGCTGGAGAAGGCCTAG
- the mptA gene encoding GTP cyclohydrolase MptA produces the protein MHELYIGIGSNLGDRQGNILAALQRLRARAQIVAVSSFFESAAAHGAEGPAYLNIAAALRSELDAEAFKRFSRDVEVAVGRARGTRRLAARPIDVDLLVFDGVVVQPHLDARPYNVAPLAEIAPHIIAPPPDGGVRRRERGLRFDTDRQSEEPEIRLALDRAGVSGVRRVLHLEVDGHARVYNGELSMVADLAPDKAGVHMSRFAEILEEATLEVLARDTRPARIERLAEAIAREIIGSQRAIRADVRLRADFGLERWTPVSGKRGEETYTLIGIAHADESGTRRVIGVEAEGMTACPCAQAMVREHSLHELVDVGFSEADAQRALDALPGATHNQRGRGSILLGAEERHGDVIRAEDLVEIVENAMSSETYDLLKRPDEFFIVNKAHHNPKFVEDVVRGILARALDMYADLDDETFVFASQVNEESIHKHDAFAEGYGLFGELREELRTGKYVTPKTDIAAWLRTRPSSILV, from the coding sequence GTGCACGAGCTCTACATCGGGATCGGATCGAATCTCGGCGACCGGCAGGGAAACATCCTCGCGGCGCTGCAGCGGCTGCGCGCGCGTGCGCAGATCGTCGCCGTGTCGTCGTTCTTCGAATCGGCGGCGGCGCACGGAGCGGAAGGGCCGGCGTATCTCAACATCGCCGCGGCGCTGCGCTCGGAGCTCGATGCGGAGGCATTCAAGCGCTTCTCGCGCGACGTCGAGGTCGCCGTCGGCCGCGCTCGCGGCACGCGCAGACTGGCGGCCCGTCCGATCGACGTCGATCTGCTGGTCTTCGATGGCGTCGTCGTGCAGCCGCACCTCGACGCGCGCCCATACAACGTCGCGCCGCTGGCCGAAATCGCGCCGCACATCATTGCGCCGCCCCCGGACGGCGGCGTGCGCCGCCGCGAGCGCGGCCTGCGATTCGATACCGATCGCCAATCGGAAGAGCCGGAGATCCGCCTCGCGCTCGACCGCGCCGGCGTCTCGGGCGTGCGCCGCGTCCTGCATCTCGAGGTAGACGGCCACGCACGCGTCTACAACGGAGAGCTCTCGATGGTCGCCGACCTCGCGCCCGACAAGGCCGGCGTCCACATGTCGCGCTTCGCCGAGATCCTCGAAGAGGCGACCCTCGAAGTGCTCGCGCGCGATACGAGGCCGGCGCGCATCGAGCGCCTCGCCGAAGCAATCGCGCGGGAGATCATCGGCAGTCAGCGCGCGATACGCGCCGACGTGCGTCTCCGCGCCGACTTCGGCCTAGAGCGCTGGACGCCGGTCAGCGGCAAACGCGGCGAGGAGACCTATACGCTCATCGGCATCGCCCACGCGGACGAATCGGGAACGCGCCGCGTGATCGGCGTCGAGGCGGAGGGCATGACGGCCTGTCCGTGCGCGCAGGCGATGGTGCGCGAACACTCGCTGCACGAGCTCGTGGACGTCGGCTTCAGCGAAGCGGACGCGCAGCGCGCGCTCGACGCGCTTCCCGGCGCCACGCACAACCAGCGCGGGCGCGGATCGATCCTGCTCGGCGCAGAAGAGCGGCATGGCGACGTCATCCGAGCCGAAGACCTCGTGGAGATCGTCGAGAACGCGATGTCGAGCGAGACCTACGACCTCTTGAAGCGGCCCGACGAATTCTTCATCGTCAACAAGGCGCATCACAATCCGAAGTTCGTCGAGGACGTCGTGCGCGGCATCCTCGCGCGCGCTCTGGACATGTACGCCGATCTGGACGACGAGACGTTCGTCTTCGCGAGCCAAGTCAACGAGGAATCGATCCACAAGCACGACGCGTTCGCCGAGGGCTACGGGCTGTTCGGAGAGCTGCGTGAGGAGCTGCGAACCGGAAAGTACGTCACGCCCAAGACCGACATAGCGGCCTGGCTGCGCACGCGCCCGTCGTCCATCCTGGTCTAG